In one Rugosibacter aromaticivorans genomic region, the following are encoded:
- the thiL gene encoding thiamine-phosphate kinase, with protein MPSEFDLIRRFFVRPTRQTLLGAGDDGALIAPTPGCELVISTDLLVEGTHFLSDTAPFDLGWKTLAVNVSDMAAMGAMPRWAMLAAALPAPASDGLKPFDWLDAFSRGFFACADAFKIDLIGGDTTRGPRAFCVTIMGEVPRGKALLRSGARVGDSIWISGTPGRAALGLAHLQSRASLTEPQLGQCLAALHRPQPRVALGLALRGLASAAIDVSDGLLADLVHILTASHCAAKLHIPHLPPAGLARDCYLSGGDDYELIFTLPATHHPFMATLAVELDLPLTCIGVITPNTSGTPGTFVLHDDQGLPITPARHGFDHFL; from the coding sequence ATGCCCTCTGAATTTGACCTGATCCGCCGGTTTTTTGTTCGCCCGACGCGACAAACGCTGCTTGGCGCGGGTGATGATGGGGCGTTGATTGCCCCGACACCCGGTTGTGAGCTCGTCATCTCGACCGATCTGCTCGTGGAAGGCACGCATTTTCTTAGCGACACCGCGCCTTTTGACCTCGGCTGGAAAACCCTCGCCGTCAATGTCTCCGATATGGCCGCCATGGGAGCTATGCCGCGCTGGGCGATGCTTGCCGCCGCATTGCCAGCACCGGCCAGTGACGGACTCAAGCCTTTTGACTGGCTCGATGCTTTTTCGCGTGGCTTTTTTGCCTGCGCCGATGCATTCAAAATCGATCTCATCGGCGGCGACACCACCCGTGGCCCACGTGCTTTTTGCGTCACGATTATGGGTGAGGTCCCTCGAGGAAAAGCACTGCTGCGCAGTGGTGCGCGAGTGGGCGATTCGATTTGGATCTCTGGCACGCCGGGGCGTGCGGCCCTGGGTTTGGCTCATTTACAAAGTCGGGCATCCCTTACCGAACCGCAGCTTGGTCAATGCCTGGCCGCGCTGCATCGCCCGCAACCACGCGTTGCCCTTGGCCTGGCACTGCGCGGCTTAGCCAGCGCTGCGATTGACGTTTCTGACGGCTTACTGGCTGATCTCGTGCACATCCTGACAGCCTCACACTGCGCAGCAAAGCTCCATATACCGCATCTGCCGCCCGCCGGATTAGCGCGCGATTGTTATCTTTCGGGGGGCGATGATTACGAACTGATATTCACGCTTCCCGCAACACACCACCCCTTCATGGCCACATTGGCTGTCGAACTGGATTTACCGCTCACCTGCATTGGCGTTATTACACCCAATACATCAGGCACGCCAGGTACGTTTGTTCTTCACGACGATCAGGGCTTACCCATTACCCCAGCGCGCCACGGTTTTGACCACTTTCTTTAA
- the nusB gene encoding transcription antitermination factor NusB — translation MSSSNSARHRAREFAVQGLYQRQVGGQDEAAIQVQAESVAGFHKADNELYLRLLHETLAQAETLQADITPHIARPWNEISPIERSVLLLGACEFRFHPETPYRVIINECVELTKTFGGTDGHKFVNGVLDKMAAVLRTVEVQPR, via the coding sequence ATGAGCAGCAGCAATTCAGCACGACATCGGGCGCGCGAGTTCGCGGTCCAGGGCTTGTACCAAAGACAGGTTGGCGGCCAGGATGAAGCCGCCATTCAAGTGCAGGCCGAAAGTGTGGCCGGCTTTCACAAAGCGGATAACGAGCTCTACCTTCGGCTGCTGCATGAAACGTTGGCTCAAGCGGAGACATTGCAAGCCGATATAACACCGCATATCGCCCGCCCATGGAATGAAATCTCGCCCATCGAACGTAGCGTGCTGCTCTTGGGTGCCTGTGAATTTCGTTTCCATCCGGAAACTCCTTATCGCGTCATCATCAATGAATGCGTTGAACTCACCAAAACCTTTGGCGGCACCGATGGGCACAAGTTCGTGAATGGTGTGCTGGACAAAATGGCTGCGGTATTGCGCACAGTTGAGGTTCAACCGCGCTAA